In Providencia rettgeri, the following proteins share a genomic window:
- a CDS encoding DMSO/selenate family reductase complex B subunit, which translates to MKQYGFYFDSTKCTGCKTCQVSCKDEKDLDLGPKFRRVYEFGGGSWQKQDGIWQQNVFNYYLSISCNHCSNPTCVAGCPTGAMHKREEDGLVVVDQSICVGCRYCELRCPYGAPQFDEKKKLMTKCDGCYERVAKGMKPVCVESCPQRALDFDDINVLRELHGTECGIAPMPDPSLTNPNIVIKPHKDAKPFGDKSGELKNPAEV; encoded by the coding sequence ATGAAACAATATGGCTTTTACTTTGACTCCACTAAATGCACTGGCTGTAAAACATGTCAAGTCAGTTGTAAGGATGAAAAAGATTTAGATTTAGGTCCAAAATTCCGTCGTGTCTACGAGTTTGGTGGCGGTAGTTGGCAGAAACAAGATGGTATTTGGCAGCAAAACGTTTTTAATTACTATCTTTCAATTTCATGTAACCATTGCTCAAACCCGACTTGTGTCGCAGGTTGCCCAACCGGTGCAATGCACAAACGTGAAGAAGATGGTTTAGTCGTAGTTGACCAATCTATTTGTGTGGGTTGCCGTTACTGTGAATTACGCTGTCCATATGGCGCACCACAGTTTGATGAGAAGAAAAAACTCATGACTAAATGCGACGGCTGTTATGAACGTGTCGCAAAAGGAATGAAACCGGTTTGTGTTGAGTCTTGCCCGCAGCGTGCTTTAGATTTTGATGATATTAATGTTCTTCGTGAGTTACACGGGACCGAGTGTGGTATCGCTCCAATGCCAGACCCAAGCCTGACAAACCCAAATATTGTCATCAAACCCCATAAAGATGCGAAGCCATTTGGCGATAAAAGTGGCGAATTAAAAAACCCTGCGGAGGTGTAA
- a CDS encoding dimethyl sulfoxide reductase anchor subunit family protein, whose amino-acid sequence MHELPLVFFTVLGQSAAGLFLLAYISRKMGSIDDKQLKTANIVAFIIMIIGLGIGGLHVGQPLRFFNMLLGVGRSPMSNEAFLSGVFVGCAAATLFFTLFFKHTLLRELANIAAVVSGLAFVWSIPQVYNIATIANWDTGYTTLQMWMTMLVGGGALAIAIGARGLGIASFLIGTFAIFASRAGYQAFLAETGPALSGEQTGFWGFQVVVLAIALAAFVGMALKQRAPRATLATCAAAVLLAELAGRIAFYNLWQITM is encoded by the coding sequence ATGCATGAATTACCACTCGTTTTTTTCACTGTCTTAGGACAGTCAGCTGCTGGGCTTTTTTTACTCGCTTATATCAGCCGTAAAATGGGATCTATTGATGATAAACAGCTAAAAACTGCCAATATCGTTGCCTTTATTATTATGATAATTGGTTTAGGTATCGGTGGGTTACACGTTGGCCAGCCACTACGCTTCTTCAATATGCTACTGGGTGTGGGCCGTTCGCCTATGAGTAATGAAGCCTTCTTAAGTGGCGTATTTGTTGGATGCGCTGCGGCAACGTTATTTTTCACCCTGTTTTTCAAGCATACGTTATTGCGTGAACTGGCAAATATTGCCGCAGTCGTGTCAGGGCTTGCATTTGTTTGGTCAATCCCTCAAGTGTACAATATCGCCACTATTGCTAACTGGGACACCGGTTATACCACACTGCAAATGTGGATGACGATGTTAGTCGGGGGCGGCGCGCTCGCTATTGCTATCGGCGCACGTGGCTTAGGTATTGCTTCATTCTTAATTGGTACTTTCGCTATCTTTGCAAGCCGTGCTGGTTACCAAGCGTTTTTAGCCGAAACCGGCCCCGCTCTTAGCGGTGAGCAAACAGGCTTCTGGGGCTTCCAAGTGGTTGTCTTAGCGATTGCTTTAGCTGCATTTGTTGGTATGGCGTTGAAACAACGTGCGCCAAGAGCAACATTAGCAACGTGTGCCGCAGCAGTATTATTAGCTGAACTAGCTGGCCGTATCGCATTCTATAACTTGTGGCAGATAACCATGTAA
- a CDS encoding TorD/DmsD family molecular chaperone — protein MIDTTMIRILGAFFYYPPQSDTLRNVYPVLSEIPQLHTWENPEQIQALCTALSQTQPDDISYDYSILFEGQGSMPAPPWGSVYQEHDNSVMGESTAAYRHFLQTKGLVTDTGLREPEDQFGLMMMAVSALAEQEDDSAIITLFEQHLLPWAYRYLKLVQESKTETAFYPNLAQITEIYLKSLQSELALSPIDTELFR, from the coding sequence ATGATTGACACGACAATGATCCGCATCCTTGGTGCGTTTTTCTACTACCCTCCGCAATCGGACACGCTACGAAACGTCTACCCTGTTTTGAGTGAAATTCCACAATTACACACATGGGAAAATCCAGAACAAATTCAGGCGCTTTGTACTGCCTTGTCACAAACACAACCTGATGATATCTCGTATGATTATTCTATCTTATTTGAAGGACAAGGTAGTATGCCAGCGCCTCCATGGGGATCTGTGTATCAAGAACATGATAATTCTGTTATGGGAGAGTCAACGGCTGCTTATCGCCACTTTTTGCAAACCAAGGGGTTAGTGACTGATACCGGACTTCGTGAGCCTGAAGACCAATTTGGCTTAATGATGATGGCTGTTTCTGCTTTAGCGGAACAAGAAGACGACAGTGCCATTATAACGCTATTTGAACAACATTTATTACCTTGGGCTTATCGTTATTTGAAACTGGTGCAGGAAAGTAAAACTGAGACAGCCTTTTACCCTAACCTTGCGCAGATCACTGAAATTTACCTCAAATCACTACAGTCAGAATTAGCGTTATCGCCAATCGATACTGAGTTATTTCGTTAA
- a CDS encoding DUF924 family protein gives MTAMEEVLSFWFEESTPKQWFEKSAKFDLTIAQRFAHVCERAAKGELAYWRASIRGRLAEIIVLDQFSRNLWRDTPKSFAQDGMALALAQEAIKQHDYNLLTLSQRKFVLMPFMHSESSFIHLQAVELFRMLGDDSTLDYEMRHKAIIDKFGRYPHRNEILGRPSTQEEIAFLQEPNSSF, from the coding sequence ATGACTGCCATGGAAGAAGTGCTTTCATTTTGGTTTGAGGAATCGACGCCAAAACAATGGTTTGAAAAAAGCGCTAAATTTGATTTAACGATAGCACAGCGATTTGCTCATGTTTGTGAACGTGCAGCTAAGGGCGAATTAGCGTATTGGCGTGCATCTATTCGTGGACGTTTAGCAGAAATTATTGTTCTAGACCAGTTTTCTCGTAACCTATGGCGCGATACGCCAAAGTCTTTTGCTCAAGATGGGATGGCTTTAGCTCTCGCGCAAGAAGCGATCAAACAGCATGATTATAACCTATTGACGTTATCACAGCGCAAGTTTGTTTTAATGCCATTTATGCATTCTGAATCCAGTTTTATTCATTTACAGGCTGTTGAACTTTTTCGCATGCTGGGTGATGACAGCACATTAGATTATGAAATGCGACATAAAGCGATTATTGACAAATTTGGTCGCTATCCACACCGTAATGAAATTTTAGGTCGGCCATCGACACAAGAAGAAATTGCATTTTTACAAGAGCCAAATTCTTCATTTTAG
- a CDS encoding acetyl/propionyl/methylcrotonyl-CoA carboxylase subunit alpha — translation MKMNNNKKHKVLIANRGEIAVRIIRACRDYGFQSVAVYADSDIDALHVNMADEAYGLGGNSPAESYLNIEKLISIAQQSGSTMVHPGYGFLSERAEFARAVEAAGLIWIGPSANSIDVLGDKVQARHIAMQVGAPLVVGTKDPVKNAQEVLEFAHQHGLPIAIKAAFGGGGRGLKVAWQLHEVEELYHSAVREATAAFGRGECFIEQFLHNPRHIEAQVIADTHGNVLVVGTRDCSLQRRNQKLVEESPAPFLSEKQQQQIIQASTDICRKAGYVGAGTVEFLLSQDGTLSFLEVNTRLQVEHPVTEETAGIDLVIEQLRIAEGLPLSINEMPTPRGHAFEFRINAEDAGNGFLPTPGTITVFDAPTGPGVRVDSGVTAGTTIPGTFDSLMAKLIVVGSTREQAISRARRALAEFNIEGVASVLPFHRAVMEQADFCEDFSVHTRWIETEFNVEIPPAKRQIPLSAAEITRTFIEIDGKRCELGLPTQLFSGFSVNNSAATHSAPQIIHNPDAVNAPISGLLFNWLIPHGNNVSEGDIIGVMEAMKMEVQIVAHRAGTLKHCAIKGDFVEAESPIAEII, via the coding sequence ATGAAAATGAATAACAACAAAAAACATAAAGTATTGATTGCTAATCGAGGCGAAATTGCCGTTCGTATTATCCGTGCATGTCGTGATTATGGTTTCCAATCTGTTGCAGTTTATGCGGACAGCGATATTGACGCTCTTCACGTCAACATGGCGGACGAAGCCTATGGGCTTGGTGGAAATTCGCCAGCAGAAAGTTATTTGAATATTGAAAAGCTGATTAGTATCGCTCAACAGTCAGGTTCAACCATGGTGCACCCAGGGTATGGTTTTTTATCTGAACGGGCTGAGTTTGCGCGTGCGGTAGAGGCTGCAGGGTTAATTTGGATTGGACCGAGTGCAAACAGCATTGATGTATTAGGCGATAAGGTTCAAGCCCGTCATATTGCAATGCAAGTTGGCGCACCGTTAGTGGTCGGAACAAAAGACCCAGTGAAGAATGCACAGGAAGTACTCGAATTTGCACATCAACATGGCCTACCTATTGCAATTAAAGCGGCATTTGGTGGTGGTGGCAGAGGGCTAAAAGTTGCATGGCAACTCCATGAAGTTGAAGAGCTTTATCATTCAGCTGTGCGTGAGGCAACCGCCGCTTTTGGTCGTGGCGAATGCTTTATTGAACAATTTTTGCATAACCCTCGGCACATTGAAGCACAAGTTATTGCAGATACACATGGCAATGTGCTGGTGGTGGGGACACGTGACTGTTCATTACAGCGGCGCAATCAAAAATTGGTTGAAGAGTCACCAGCCCCTTTTTTATCTGAGAAGCAACAGCAGCAAATCATTCAAGCTTCAACGGATATTTGCCGCAAAGCGGGCTATGTGGGAGCAGGAACTGTGGAGTTTTTGCTAAGCCAAGATGGCACGTTGTCATTTCTAGAAGTCAACACACGCTTACAAGTCGAACACCCAGTCACAGAGGAAACCGCAGGTATCGACTTAGTGATTGAGCAATTGCGAATTGCAGAAGGCTTACCTTTAAGTATTAATGAGATGCCGACTCCTCGAGGGCATGCATTTGAGTTTCGTATTAATGCTGAAGATGCTGGAAATGGTTTTTTACCGACACCCGGCACTATTACGGTTTTTGATGCGCCAACAGGGCCGGGGGTTCGTGTCGATAGTGGAGTAACAGCGGGGACAACAATACCAGGCACTTTTGACTCGTTAATGGCGAAATTAATTGTTGTGGGGAGTACACGAGAGCAAGCCATTTCGCGTGCACGTCGTGCTTTGGCTGAATTTAACATTGAAGGTGTTGCCTCCGTATTACCATTCCATCGTGCGGTAATGGAACAAGCTGATTTTTGTGAGGATTTTAGCGTACATACGCGTTGGATAGAGACTGAATTTAATGTGGAAATTCCACCCGCAAAACGGCAAATTCCATTATCGGCTGCTGAAATAACACGCACTTTTATTGAAATCGATGGAAAGCGTTGCGAATTGGGTTTACCCACACAACTGTTTTCTGGCTTTTCAGTCAATAATTCAGCTGCAACCCACTCAGCCCCTCAAATCATCCATAACCCAGATGCCGTTAATGCCCCCATCTCTGGGCTATTATTTAACTGGCTGATCCCTCATGGAAATAATGTTTCAGAAGGGGATATAATTGGTGTCATGGAGGCGATGAAAATGGAAGTTCAAATTGTTGCACACCGTGCAGGAACGTTGAAACATTGCGCGATTAAAGGGGATTTTGTTGAAGCAGAGAGCCCAATAGCTGAAATTATTTAG